In the Alteromonas sp. M12 genome, one interval contains:
- the rplQ gene encoding 50S ribosomal protein L17 has product MRHRNSGRQLNRNSSHRQAMFKNMAGSLVKHEVIKTTLPKAKELRRVIEPLITLAKQDSVANRRLAMARTGDKEVVGKLFNELGPRYEARPGGYLRILKCGFRSGDNAPMAFVELVDRPVIEEVEEAEVVTEE; this is encoded by the coding sequence ATGCGCCATCGTAACAGTGGTCGTCAGTTAAATCGTAACAGCAGTCATCGTCAAGCAATGTTTAAAAACATGGCTGGCTCATTAGTTAAGCACGAAGTTATTAAAACTACGTTGCCAAAAGCTAAAGAACTGCGTCGCGTAATCGAACCTCTTATCACACTTGCTAAGCAAGATAGTGTAGCTAATCGTCGTTTGGCGATGGCACGTACTGGTGATAAAGAAGTTGTTGGTAAATTGTTTAATGAACTTGGTCCGCGCTATGAAGCTCGTCCAGGAGGATATCTTCGCATTTTAAAATGTGGTTTCCGTTCTGGTGATAACGCGCCAATGGCTTTCGTTGAACTAGTTGACCGTCCAGTTATTGAAGAAGTTGAAGAAGCTGAAGTAGTAACTGAGGAGTAA